From a region of the Roseivirga sp. 4D4 genome:
- a CDS encoding WD40/YVTN/BNR-like repeat-containing protein has translation MKKYISPLILTALLLFVVNLDSLAQRRKGKKTEKVEVEDPLKGVSLGSMSFRSIGPALTSGRIADLAVNPDNPNEFYVAAAAGGVWKTTNAGTTFKPIFDNYGSYSIGSLAMDPNNHNVIWVGTGENNNQRSVSYGDGVYKSIDGGASFKKVGLDNSEHIGMIKIDPRNSDVVYVAATGPLWSAGGDRGLYKTIDGGESWEKVLEISEHTGVNEIHFDPRNPDVLYATAHQRRRRQWTYLGGGPESGIYKSTDAGANWKKVNKGLPGGDKGRIGMAISPVDPEVIYAVVEAQSGKGGFYKSTNRAASWQKMSSTSSSGNYYQEIVADPVDVDRVYLLNTFTLVTVDGGKTFNNLGERSKHWDNHAMWIDPNNNKHLLQGCDGGVYESFDQGQTWKFFTNLPVTQFYKVSVDNAEPFYNVMGGTQDNYSLHGPSQTVSQHGIVSSDWIVTQGGDGFESVPDPVDDNIVYAQYQNGGLIRFDRKSGEGVTIIPRPRKGEKAYNFNWDAPLMVSPHDHKTLYYAANKLFKSTDRGDSWSVISDELDQNIDRNLLPIMGKVWPMDAVAKNGSTSRYGAAVSLDESRIQKGLLYVGSDDGQISISEDDGASWRQINRFEGVPENTYVYDLIASKHDANTVYAAFNNHKSGDFTPYVYVSNDKGLTWRNISANLPEGAVYALEQDHVNENILFAGTEYGVHVTVNGGASWTALKAGLPTINVRDMAIQERENDLALATFGRGFYILDNYSPLRELAEKATEKDAHIFAIEESHMFNTWTPLGSLGSREKGFQGESFFTAKNPKTGAVIRYWVKESPTTLKAERQKREKEAFKNGEAIPYPTVEAFKAEQDEQPSFLIFSIKDQSGEIVSELRKPMGKGMGEIVWDLTYMSFGQVNTRQASQTQSLPSSNVYVVPGNYTVTMSKNVGGEVTDLTDAVSFKVSELDNRTIPANDWSAMATFKKKAVKLVNAINATQSVLGQLNTKIQGYKAAAKGLPAKESAVMFTEVRELEAELRAARELLNGDRTPNRLDIDGEYSTANRAQSAIFDIFGSTSNVTGTSERNYDIAADEFQGVLDKVKALHEKFEEMDQKLGSQAGLPLLPSALPNWKKQ, from the coding sequence ATGAAAAAATACATCTCCCCTCTCATTTTGACTGCGCTATTGTTATTCGTTGTCAATCTTGATTCACTAGCGCAACGCAGAAAAGGTAAGAAAACCGAAAAAGTCGAGGTCGAAGATCCGCTTAAAGGTGTCTCTTTAGGCTCTATGTCCTTTAGAAGTATTGGACCGGCATTGACATCGGGGCGTATAGCCGATCTGGCGGTAAATCCCGACAACCCAAATGAATTCTATGTGGCAGCCGCTGCAGGTGGTGTCTGGAAAACAACCAATGCTGGTACTACTTTCAAACCCATTTTTGATAACTATGGTAGCTACTCCATTGGTTCACTGGCCATGGATCCCAATAACCATAATGTGATTTGGGTAGGAACAGGAGAGAACAATAACCAACGCTCGGTTTCTTATGGTGACGGTGTTTATAAGTCGATTGATGGTGGAGCATCTTTCAAGAAAGTAGGACTGGACAACTCGGAGCATATTGGAATGATCAAAATCGATCCGAGAAACTCAGATGTAGTTTATGTAGCCGCAACCGGACCGCTTTGGAGTGCCGGTGGCGATAGAGGGCTTTACAAAACGATCGATGGAGGCGAAAGCTGGGAAAAAGTCTTAGAAATAAGTGAGCATACTGGAGTGAATGAGATTCATTTCGACCCAAGAAACCCTGATGTATTATACGCTACAGCACACCAAAGAAGGCGTAGGCAGTGGACCTACCTTGGAGGTGGTCCAGAGTCTGGAATTTACAAGTCCACTGATGCGGGTGCCAACTGGAAAAAAGTAAACAAAGGCCTTCCAGGAGGTGATAAAGGAAGAATTGGCATGGCCATTTCTCCAGTCGACCCGGAAGTAATTTACGCTGTGGTAGAAGCTCAATCTGGTAAGGGTGGGTTCTATAAAAGCACCAATCGCGCAGCTTCTTGGCAGAAGATGAGTAGTACTTCTTCCAGCGGAAATTATTACCAAGAAATTGTGGCTGACCCTGTGGACGTTGATCGGGTTTATTTGTTGAATACTTTCACCCTGGTGACCGTTGATGGTGGTAAAACCTTCAATAACCTTGGAGAACGTAGCAAGCACTGGGACAATCACGCCATGTGGATCGACCCGAATAATAACAAACACCTCCTCCAAGGCTGTGACGGTGGCGTATACGAATCTTTCGACCAAGGTCAGACCTGGAAATTCTTTACCAACCTGCCCGTGACACAGTTCTATAAAGTATCTGTAGACAATGCTGAACCTTTCTATAACGTAATGGGTGGAACGCAGGACAATTATAGTTTACATGGCCCTTCTCAAACAGTAAGTCAGCATGGTATTGTAAGCAGCGACTGGATTGTAACACAGGGTGGTGATGGTTTCGAATCTGTTCCAGATCCAGTGGATGACAACATTGTTTATGCTCAGTATCAAAACGGTGGGCTCATTCGCTTCGACAGAAAAAGTGGCGAGGGAGTCACCATTATACCAAGGCCTAGAAAAGGAGAGAAGGCCTACAACTTTAATTGGGATGCACCGCTAATGGTAAGCCCTCATGATCACAAGACATTGTACTATGCAGCCAACAAGCTTTTCAAGAGTACGGATAGAGGTGATTCATGGTCTGTCATAAGCGATGAGTTGGATCAAAATATTGACAGAAACCTGCTGCCGATCATGGGTAAGGTTTGGCCAATGGACGCGGTTGCCAAAAACGGATCGACTTCAAGGTATGGTGCTGCTGTCTCATTAGATGAATCCAGAATCCAAAAAGGTCTTTTATATGTTGGGTCTGACGATGGCCAGATCAGTATTAGCGAAGATGATGGAGCCTCTTGGAGACAAATCAACAGGTTCGAAGGAGTCCCTGAAAACACCTATGTCTACGACCTGATTGCCTCAAAGCATGACGCTAATACGGTTTATGCGGCTTTCAACAATCACAAGAGTGGAGATTTTACGCCTTACGTCTATGTCAGTAACGACAAAGGTTTGACCTGGAGGAATATCAGTGCGAACCTTCCAGAAGGTGCTGTCTATGCGTTGGAACAAGATCATGTTAATGAAAACATCTTATTCGCAGGAACAGAATATGGTGTTCATGTAACAGTCAATGGTGGTGCCAGTTGGACTGCCTTAAAGGCAGGTCTACCTACGATCAATGTTCGCGATATGGCCATTCAGGAAAGGGAAAATGACTTAGCACTCGCCACTTTCGGACGTGGTTTCTATATCCTCGATAACTACAGTCCCTTGAGAGAATTAGCTGAGAAGGCCACAGAGAAAGATGCTCATATTTTTGCCATTGAGGAATCACATATGTTCAATACATGGACACCATTAGGTAGCTTGGGTTCAAGAGAGAAGGGTTTTCAGGGCGAATCATTTTTCACTGCAAAAAACCCAAAGACTGGGGCCGTCATTAGATATTGGGTAAAAGAAAGCCCTACCACATTGAAGGCAGAGCGACAAAAAAGAGAAAAAGAAGCATTTAAAAATGGAGAGGCTATTCCATACCCAACGGTTGAAGCCTTCAAAGCTGAGCAAGATGAACAACCCTCATTCTTGATATTTAGCATTAAAGACCAATCAGGAGAGATTGTGAGCGAACTGAGAAAGCCAATGGGTAAAGGCATGGGCGAAATAGTTTGGGACCTTACTTACATGAGTTTCGGGCAGGTAAATACCAGACAGGCTAGTCAAACACAAAGCCTTCCATCTTCGAATGTCTATGTAGTACCAGGCAACTACACGGTTACTATGAGTAAAAACGTAGGAGGTGAGGTAACGGATCTAACTGACGCTGTGAGCTTCAAAGTGAGTGAGTTGGACAACAGAACCATTCCAGCTAACGACTGGTCTGCCATGGCAACCTTTAAAAAGAAGGCCGTTAAACTGGTGAATGCCATTAACGCCACGCAGAGTGTTCTAGGTCAACTCAACACGAAAATCCAGGGCTATAAAGCTGCAGCGAAGGGTTTACCAGCAAAAGAGTCCGCAGTAATGTTCACGGAAGTACGTGAACTAGAGGCAGAACTCAGGGCAGCTCGAGAGCTATTGAATGGTGACAGAACGCCTAACCGATTAGACATCGATGGAGAATATAGCACTGCCAACAGGGCCCAAAGTGCCATTTTCGACATCTTCGGATCCACTTCAAATGTTACCGGTACTTCTGAAAGAAATTATGACATTGCCGCTGATGAGTTTCAGGGAGTTCTCGATAAAGTAAAAGCACTACATGAAAAGTTCGAGGAAATGGACCAAAAGCTAGGCAGTCAAGCAGGACTACCGCTATTGCCCAGTGCATTACCCAACTGGAAAAAACAATAA
- a CDS encoding tetratricopeptide repeat protein: MKYVVFILVFFSSERVISQDLISVASTFLNDKNYIEAKSSIDEAFEKTTLVDNPGAWFMKARIYHEILLSNDRNLEQFKQNRNEFVGTIVEAYNKTIALSVRTSNFNVLAKNQIEILWAYGINEGQRLFQAQAFDKAIEAFEIAKITKPSESRAYISTAVSALYAGKYQLAIDNYLAVKDIDDLPRDGYDGLILAKRNLRVSDQELLEVVGDARFDYPNHVPFIIEEVRTLIRLDRLDAAESVLNTAVKRNPNDARLILRQADLFDIIFKDAYINGEPERSERYFEMASTNYERFLNRNALHFAANYNYAVMINEQANRVYTRINLMSNEEYEMRGRESEEIGHDWTRKALPYMEKAWELKPGDTKVMQALEVFYKRLKLDDKLAALNGN, translated from the coding sequence TTGAAATATGTAGTCTTCATACTGGTTTTCTTTTCTTCTGAGAGGGTTATTTCTCAGGACCTGATTTCTGTTGCCTCTACTTTCCTAAATGACAAAAACTATATCGAAGCCAAGTCTTCGATCGATGAAGCCTTTGAAAAAACTACCCTGGTGGACAACCCAGGAGCTTGGTTTATGAAGGCAAGGATCTATCATGAAATCCTGCTTTCCAATGATCGCAACCTGGAGCAATTCAAGCAAAATCGAAATGAGTTTGTAGGTACAATAGTGGAGGCTTACAATAAGACCATTGCGCTATCTGTCCGGACGAGTAACTTTAATGTGCTAGCTAAGAATCAGATTGAGATATTGTGGGCTTATGGAATCAATGAAGGTCAGCGGTTATTTCAGGCGCAGGCTTTTGACAAGGCGATTGAGGCATTTGAAATAGCGAAAATTACTAAGCCCTCCGAATCCCGAGCCTATATTTCCACTGCAGTAAGTGCGCTTTATGCAGGGAAGTATCAACTAGCTATTGATAATTATCTAGCCGTCAAAGACATTGACGATTTACCACGGGACGGTTATGACGGGCTTATTCTTGCGAAACGAAACTTACGCGTTTCGGATCAGGAATTACTTGAGGTGGTAGGAGATGCCCGCTTTGACTACCCAAATCATGTTCCTTTTATTATTGAAGAGGTAAGAACGCTGATCCGACTTGATCGGTTAGATGCGGCCGAGTCGGTTCTCAATACAGCAGTGAAAAGAAATCCAAATGATGCCAGGCTGATCCTAAGACAGGCAGATTTATTCGACATCATTTTCAAAGACGCATATATTAATGGCGAACCGGAGAGGTCTGAACGCTATTTTGAAATGGCCTCCACCAATTACGAGCGCTTCTTAAATCGCAATGCATTGCATTTCGCTGCTAACTACAACTATGCCGTCATGATCAACGAACAGGCTAATCGCGTGTACACGAGAATTAATCTTATGAGCAATGAGGAGTATGAAATGCGCGGTAGAGAAAGCGAAGAAATCGGACATGACTGGACCCGGAAAGCCTTGCCCTATATGGAAAAAGCCTGGGAACTTAAACCTGGTGATACCAAGGTAATGCAGGCCCTCGAAGTATTCTACAAACGTCTAAAATTAGACGATAAGTTAGCCGCACTCAATGGAAACTAA
- the yjjX gene encoding inosine/xanthosine triphosphatase produces the protein METKVVVGSKNPVKTKCTQIAFEKVFPNEKIIVEGVSVPSGVSDQPMSDKETLQGALNRTIQAQEDYPNADYWVGIEGGIEDSKEGMDAFAWVTIHSKNQSGQARTATFQLPPKVQELVRQGIELGVADDMVFQRSNSKQTNGAVGILTNDLIDRASYYEPAVVLALIPFLHPELY, from the coding sequence ATGGAAACTAAGGTAGTTGTTGGGTCCAAAAACCCAGTGAAGACAAAGTGCACCCAAATCGCTTTTGAAAAGGTCTTTCCAAATGAAAAGATCATAGTTGAGGGTGTCTCGGTACCTTCGGGCGTGAGCGATCAACCCATGTCTGACAAGGAAACCCTTCAAGGCGCTCTAAACCGAACCATTCAGGCCCAAGAAGATTATCCCAATGCCGATTACTGGGTAGGCATAGAAGGAGGTATTGAGGACAGCAAAGAAGGAATGGACGCCTTTGCTTGGGTTACGATACATTCCAAAAACCAAAGTGGGCAAGCTAGAACAGCAACCTTTCAATTGCCCCCAAAAGTTCAGGAATTAGTTCGACAGGGCATCGAACTAGGTGTAGCTGACGACATGGTTTTTCAACGAAGCAACTCAAAGCAAACTAACGGGGCAGTTGGTATTTTGACAAATGACCTCATCGACAGAGCAAGCTATTACGAGCCAGCCGTTGTACTAGCCTTGATTCCATTCTTGCATCCAGAATTATATTAA
- a CDS encoding M20/M25/M40 family metallo-hydrolase: MRKLSTLFACLFFVGTTAFAFQNTEVDYNAVYKIKDEGLNNSQVMDIAWNLTDRIGPRLTGSSGLKKAYDWTAGQMKEWGLSNVKVEPWGEFGPGWDVKKSYLAMTAPYYQAIIGIPKAWTPGTNGQIQAEVVYVNIQNESELAEYKGKLAGKVVMLPTTIEAKTTFEADARRWTEDELEGMTSSRVSNANRDFTQRRVSEFRRRANLRNAAYQLFKDEGVKMVLNTHRGGGQGTFFTSNGARRDPNALPEMEIAPEHYNRMVRLAIKGEPVMIEADTKTEFYRDDLKGYNVIAEIPGSDPNLKDEVVMLGAHMDSWFAGTGATDNAAGSATMMEAIRILKESGVPLKRTVRIALWSGEEQGLYGSRNYVQNTFMKNGAPNKAHEKFSAYYNMDNGTGAIRGIYLQQNEAVRPIFDSWFSVFEDMGANTVTIRNTGGTDHQAFDGIGLPGFQFIQDPIDYGTRTHHTNMDLFERLQAADLRKNSVIIATMVMQTANMDQKMPRKPKVFDSSLNRSR, translated from the coding sequence ATGAGGAAGTTAAGTACACTTTTTGCGTGCCTATTTTTTGTTGGCACAACCGCCTTTGCCTTCCAGAACACGGAAGTTGATTATAACGCGGTCTATAAAATCAAAGATGAAGGGTTGAACAATAGCCAGGTAATGGACATCGCCTGGAATTTGACCGATAGAATTGGGCCACGTCTGACGGGATCATCTGGTTTGAAAAAGGCCTATGATTGGACCGCAGGTCAAATGAAGGAGTGGGGCCTTTCCAATGTTAAGGTTGAGCCTTGGGGAGAATTTGGTCCTGGGTGGGATGTGAAAAAGTCCTATCTCGCGATGACTGCCCCATACTACCAAGCCATTATTGGTATACCGAAGGCCTGGACCCCAGGAACGAACGGTCAAATTCAGGCAGAAGTAGTTTATGTAAACATTCAGAATGAATCAGAATTAGCAGAGTACAAAGGAAAACTTGCCGGTAAAGTCGTGATGCTTCCTACAACCATTGAGGCTAAAACTACTTTCGAGGCTGATGCGAGAAGATGGACAGAAGATGAATTAGAAGGAATGACTTCTTCCAGAGTGAGTAATGCCAATAGAGACTTCACTCAAAGAAGAGTCTCTGAGTTCAGAAGAAGGGCAAACCTGAGAAATGCAGCTTATCAATTATTCAAAGATGAAGGAGTGAAGATGGTACTCAACACACATAGAGGCGGAGGACAAGGAACATTCTTTACATCTAACGGTGCGAGAAGAGATCCTAATGCTCTTCCTGAAATGGAGATAGCTCCTGAGCATTATAATCGAATGGTAAGGTTAGCCATCAAAGGAGAGCCAGTTATGATCGAGGCCGACACGAAGACAGAGTTTTACAGAGATGACTTGAAAGGATATAATGTCATTGCAGAAATTCCAGGGTCAGATCCTAACCTGAAAGATGAAGTGGTAATGTTAGGAGCACATATGGATTCTTGGTTTGCAGGAACCGGTGCTACCGATAATGCAGCGGGTTCGGCTACAATGATGGAAGCCATCAGAATATTAAAAGAATCTGGTGTTCCTTTAAAGAGGACGGTTCGCATCGCACTTTGGAGTGGCGAAGAGCAAGGGCTATATGGTTCTAGAAACTACGTTCAGAATACCTTCATGAAGAATGGAGCACCAAACAAGGCGCATGAGAAGTTTTCGGCTTACTATAATATGGATAACGGAACCGGTGCTATTAGAGGTATTTACTTACAGCAGAATGAGGCCGTTAGGCCAATTTTCGACAGCTGGTTCTCTGTCTTCGAAGACATGGGTGCTAACACGGTAACCATTAGAAATACAGGTGGAACAGACCACCAGGCTTTTGATGGTATTGGACTACCTGGCTTTCAGTTTATCCAGGATCCAATTGATTATGGTACAAGAACACACCATACCAACATGGATTTGTTTGAGAGGTTACAGGCGGCTGACCTAAGGAAGAACTCAGTCATCATTGCCACAATGGTAATGCAAACAGCCAATATGGACCAAAAAATGCCAAGAAAGCCGAAAGTCTTTGACAGTAGCTTGAATCGATCGAGATAA
- a CDS encoding M20/M25/M40 family metallo-hydrolase has product MQRYSNFIALFIIALFIALPTTAQIDRLDSEYMLDDLRRLSHDAAQGRRTGTPGAEAARRFIVGQMKDVRAKSLNKGFLHPFTFKNRAGEEVEGVNVIGYVRGQEETAFVITAHYDHLGVRDSLIYNGADDNASGVAALLAMMEYFKANRPRHTLVFAALDGEEMGLQGAKAFLEDDRIPLENIVLNINMDMISMNDKNELYVAGTHHYPNLKPIIEKIDPQPLNLKIGHDSPDLGNDDWTLQSDHGAFHRKGIPFLYFGVEDHAHYHKPTDVFENVNQEFYVRAAHAILDCILALDTSLN; this is encoded by the coding sequence ATGCAAAGGTATTCAAATTTCATTGCCCTATTTATTATAGCCCTCTTCATTGCCCTACCAACCACGGCTCAAATCGACCGGCTCGATTCTGAATATATGCTCGATGATTTGAGGAGGCTTTCTCATGATGCTGCTCAAGGTAGAAGAACGGGCACTCCAGGTGCTGAGGCGGCTAGAAGGTTCATTGTAGGTCAAATGAAGGATGTAAGGGCTAAAAGCCTTAATAAGGGTTTCTTACACCCTTTTACATTTAAAAACAGAGCAGGTGAAGAGGTTGAGGGGGTTAATGTGATCGGATATGTTCGAGGGCAGGAGGAGACTGCATTTGTTATCACTGCCCATTACGACCATCTCGGTGTTCGCGATAGCCTTATATATAATGGTGCCGATGACAATGCATCAGGAGTGGCTGCTTTGCTCGCCATGATGGAATACTTTAAAGCTAACAGGCCAAGGCATACTTTGGTCTTTGCAGCATTGGACGGAGAAGAAATGGGCCTTCAAGGTGCGAAGGCATTTCTGGAAGATGATCGGATTCCATTAGAAAACATTGTCTTGAATATTAATATGGACATGATTAGCATGAACGATAAAAATGAGCTTTATGTGGCTGGAACACATCATTACCCTAACCTAAAGCCCATTATTGAAAAAATTGACCCTCAACCTTTGAACTTAAAAATTGGCCATGACTCTCCTGATCTAGGTAATGATGATTGGACTCTGCAGTCTGATCATGGCGCATTTCATAGAAAGGGGATTCCGTTCCTGTACTTCGGAGTAGAAGACCATGCGCATTATCATAAACCAACAGATGTTTTCGAAAATGTGAATCAGGAATTTTATGTACGGGCAGCACACGCCATTTTAGATTGTATTCTGGCACTAGACACTTCACTTAACTGA
- a CDS encoding DUF5687 family protein, with the protein MIQTFISHAWKESFRSPIWAKNLLANIFLGFAAVMLMVYAIMAGFGIAFGLEEVVPDKDPIELINGALLYYFFFEFILRFFLQNVPVLSIQPYLHLPIKKSQFLNFMLRKSQVSVFNLLALFLLTPSAIVRVGREYGALTGFLWLVMIIGMVFTIHFLGILFKKKLNDMPNLLLGMVILFAGLGALDYFQIISFSALSEQLFGAVLVQPAFAAIPVALWVILYRLNYIYLAKNTYPEEISTRKNKTKISGDFSFLKRFGRIGELIGLELKLILRHKRPRNTLVISGMLLLYGLIFYTQDVYMEQMSGVFLFAGIFVTGAFFINHGQFLLSWESGYFDFVLIRKTNIRQYFEAKYYMFVAAATVAFVASLGYAYFGLEIVLFNLAAYLFNIGVNLPFVMRIAMFNPKKIDLNKGAAFNYEGVGAAQFLIAIPVLVLPYVFYGPLLAMGYGTYGLLLVGLVGLIGFLLRNKVIDYLTKSFTENRHKIAAGFRAQ; encoded by the coding sequence ATGATTCAAACCTTTATTAGTCATGCCTGGAAAGAGAGTTTCAGGTCACCGATTTGGGCAAAGAATCTACTCGCGAATATCTTTCTGGGTTTTGCCGCAGTCATGCTCATGGTCTACGCCATTATGGCTGGATTCGGAATTGCCTTTGGTCTTGAAGAGGTTGTTCCGGATAAAGACCCCATCGAATTGATCAATGGAGCATTGCTCTATTATTTCTTCTTTGAATTCATCCTGCGCTTCTTTTTACAAAACGTTCCTGTGCTCAGTATTCAGCCTTACTTGCACTTACCGATTAAAAAGAGCCAGTTCCTGAATTTTATGCTCAGAAAAAGTCAGGTAAGTGTATTTAATCTACTGGCATTGTTTCTACTCACACCATCCGCTATCGTGAGAGTAGGGAGAGAGTATGGTGCGCTGACAGGATTTTTATGGCTAGTGATGATTATCGGTATGGTCTTCACCATACATTTTCTCGGTATTCTTTTCAAAAAGAAGCTCAATGATATGCCCAACCTACTGCTAGGTATGGTGATTCTATTTGCTGGCTTGGGAGCTCTCGATTATTTCCAAATCATATCATTCTCTGCCCTATCAGAACAACTGTTTGGAGCAGTCCTAGTGCAGCCGGCCTTTGCGGCCATTCCAGTAGCATTGTGGGTCATTCTGTATAGGCTCAACTATATATACCTGGCTAAGAATACTTATCCTGAAGAGATTTCTACCAGGAAGAACAAAACGAAAATATCAGGAGACTTTTCATTCCTCAAGAGGTTTGGGCGCATTGGAGAGTTGATTGGGCTTGAACTGAAGCTAATTTTAAGACACAAGCGACCAAGAAATACCCTAGTAATTAGTGGAATGCTACTTTTATATGGATTGATTTTTTATACACAAGACGTCTATATGGAGCAAATGAGTGGCGTTTTCCTATTCGCAGGAATTTTCGTTACGGGCGCCTTCTTTATCAACCATGGTCAATTCTTACTAAGCTGGGAAAGTGGTTACTTCGATTTTGTCTTAATTCGAAAGACGAATATTCGACAGTATTTTGAAGCTAAGTATTATATGTTCGTTGCAGCAGCAACTGTTGCCTTTGTGGCCTCTTTGGGGTATGCTTATTTCGGCTTAGAAATTGTCCTCTTCAACTTGGCAGCATACCTATTTAACATTGGGGTCAACCTTCCATTCGTTATGCGGATCGCTATGTTCAACCCTAAGAAAATTGACCTCAATAAAGGTGCTGCTTTCAACTACGAGGGTGTTGGTGCAGCTCAATTCTTAATCGCCATACCGGTGCTAGTTTTACCTTATGTATTCTACGGTCCGCTATTGGCAATGGGTTATGGTACATATGGCCTTTTGTTAGTGGGCTTAGTAGGGTTAATTGGATTCTTACTAAGAAACAAGGTGATAGACTATCTCACTAAATCATTTACAGAAAACAGACATAAAATTGCAGCGGGCTTCCGTGCACAATAA
- a CDS encoding ABC transporter ATP-binding protein: MIDVKELSKAYKGVEVVNIPELSIGKGESFGLVGNNGAGKTTFFRMILDLVRPTKGTVTSKGVDVQASEDWKFYTGSFLDESFLIDYLTPDEYFEFVGSLHNYSPGDMKEFLSQFEALFNDEIVGKKKYIRDLSKGNQKKVGIAAALMGSPEVILLDEPFANLDPTTQIRLKNLLREWKESHQLTMLISSHDLNHVTEVCERIVLLEKGEIKQDIATSASTLKDLKEYFATY, from the coding sequence ATGATTGACGTTAAAGAACTTTCTAAAGCATATAAGGGCGTTGAAGTAGTCAACATTCCTGAACTATCCATTGGCAAAGGAGAAAGCTTTGGTTTGGTAGGTAATAACGGAGCAGGAAAAACGACTTTCTTTAGGATGATCCTAGACTTGGTGAGGCCCACAAAAGGAACCGTGACCTCTAAAGGTGTTGATGTTCAGGCTTCGGAAGACTGGAAGTTCTACACAGGATCCTTTCTTGATGAGTCTTTCTTGATCGACTATTTGACCCCAGACGAGTATTTCGAATTTGTAGGTTCACTGCATAATTATTCTCCTGGAGATATGAAAGAGTTTCTAAGCCAATTTGAAGCGCTTTTCAATGATGAGATTGTCGGAAAGAAGAAATATATCCGTGACCTTTCTAAGGGTAACCAAAAGAAAGTGGGAATAGCTGCAGCTTTGATGGGCAGCCCAGAAGTAATTCTCCTAGATGAGCCCTTCGCAAACCTCGACCCAACCACTCAAATCAGGCTAAAAAACTTACTAAGAGAGTGGAAAGAAAGTCATCAGTTGACCATGCTGATCTCTAGCCATGACCTCAACCATGTCACGGAGGTTTGTGAAAGAATTGTTCTTTTAGAAAAGGGTGAGATCAAACAAGATATTGCTACCAGTGCATCGACCTTAAAAGACCTGAAAGAGTACTTCGCTACCTATTAA